From Clarias gariepinus isolate MV-2021 ecotype Netherlands chromosome 1, CGAR_prim_01v2, whole genome shotgun sequence:
gaggGACTTTTATTCTGCAAGAAATATATGGCCTAATGGGACTTGGGTGGAAAAAataggaagagaaaaaaaaaaaaaaaacaggaaaaggaaaaaatcttaagaaagaaaaatctgtctttgtcataaaacttaaaaaaaaaatttgcttgcATGACTTATTGATTTCATTTCAACTAAACTGATCAAGAGGATTTGAGATTgttagagatttaaaaaaaaatggaatggcAATATAATTGCACTTTTGAGTGAAGACCTAACTTTTATTAGAATCATGGAACAAGAGATCTTCAAGAATGTGACCTGATGAAGTGCATAGCTGAGTAGCaccctttttatttaaagttgacAGACCTTGTTTACCACATAACAAGGAAATTCTACTTAAATTGCTTTATTGTCCAAATAAAGAAAACGTTCTTTAAATAAGTGCAAAAGATATTTTATAATAGCAGAACCTCCAGCCCTCACATTATACCAGGAATACTAATATTATCAAATATCTACTATAAAAAAAGCCAAAccaaatcaattttttttttttttgattcacAGTCCATAAGGATTATTTGAATTGCGATGGATTTTTTGGTACTGTGAATGGATCTACATAAGAACATTATGAAATTctataggtgtttttttttaggaatagCTCTTTAGCAGCATTAAAAATTTATGGGTTCAGAAGAGCCATTAGAGAATGTAAGCGAGAGTATGAAACTTGCACAAATCACTTTGTAGAGTGCAACTTTTACATAGACAATTCATTGATATCTCTTTTACTCTTTTCACTCTGTAAAAACTAAATGGAAATACACTGCCAGTTCAACAGTGTCTTGGCTTGATGTAGGAACTTTCTTTATGTGGCAGTggagaacaaataatttgttaaTGATTTcaactaaaattaattaaatatgcattttaGTTTAGAATATTTTCTAATCTAATTTAGCAGTCTGGGGAAAACTCATGTCTCATGATACGTGATAGTTGATTGGAGATTCAGCAGATTTGTAATCATCATTCTTCAATCTCTCTCTTGTGTGCCTCCTCTAAGCATGAAGAGCCAGAATATCAATAATAAgaagcttttatttgtcacaaaaattgatttttatttatttagttatttatttatttttcagtttgttaAGAAACTGGCATCAGCGTCACTTTCAGTGTCATCTGATACACATTCCACTAAACATATCCTACTATTAACGTTACTATTGATATTGCATGATACACAATGTTGTGCTAATTTCATTCACATAGAAGTATTAGCAAACATAGGGTTTTGCTGttctaaaattaatatttactaAATCCACAAATCTCACCACACAACTACAGTTAAAGTCAAAGAATATAGAAAAAATACATTGTGAGGATGCTGTAGACAATGGACACCTAAATAATTAGCAGGAATACTGTTATAATTTATAGTCGAATAGCACACTTTTTGAAATCTCAAACATACTCGCTAAGAGATTTTATCATTAAGTCATTTGTCAACAGCAAAGTTCAACCAACAcactataaattattattaatattattattattattattattattattattattgagaaaGTAAATGTGGGGACCACAATAAATGTCATGCGATGGTGAGGTACAAAGACAAATGAGAAACAAAGACGCAGAGTCAAAAGCATAACATTTAAGCAAaaacattgttgttgttatcaTACAATGGTACATAGCATTGTAACCCCTTTTTATACAGCGACTTTGCTCACTCCTCTATGACCGCATTCTCGGTTCTCTCTCCATCAGTTTGAGCTGTTAAAGAAATTAAGAAGGTCACTTTTGTAGCAGGTTCATAAAAGATGTTTGTACCATGAAGCCAGCCAAACTGCATTTAAATTCATCCTAAACACAGTTTGAAgggtaaagtaaagtaaaaaagctACAatggtttagaaaaaaaagtgttagaaAATGAACATCacacatttagtcatttttaatAGCTTAATGAGTAGTTGGCTTATGATAAAGAACATTTGCAATAATAGATTTTATTGGCATTATACCATGTACAATGAAATGAGGAGTGCAAGTTCTAAAATGGTGCaattagaaaagctactgtatgtacattggACAGGTGTACATTTATGAATTGCTAATTAGAGGGACAGATATTATTGCACAAGCCAAACTTATAGCTTACTTAAGGTATGCAGAGGTAGATAAGTAAGAGACAGATTATTTCAGAAATGTAGTAAAATTATGATTGCACTAGCCCATGTTTTGCTAATGTAGCAAGGTAATAAGGATAATAGTAACACAGTACATAGACAGACAAATTTTTACTCTAGTTCAGGGGTTGGcaactttttaaacacatttcccacagaaaagaaaacaccggGATCCACAAAACCCTTTTGACATCTAAAAtgataacaaatatatatatatatatatatatatatatatatatatatatatatatatatatatatatttttttttttcccttatgctatgtataaaaaaaaaactatagtgtgttacatttacagtatgtaatcaATAAACTgccacaaagaaaacaaaatcttactttcaaataaaataatgtctATTTGTCCTCCTTGGTTTATTATTTCACGTACGTAAATTATTAATCTGCGcgctctgtatttttttatttttattttttttgtactacaTAACCCCTAGGGGGctctgtactctctgtacacttAAGAGAATTAATTATCCACCTGCAGCAAACCAAAAAAGGCCATTTGCTTCTGTGTGCCGTCATCCTTTTTTGTGCAAACAGCTGTCAACCAAAAAAAGAagctacatttttttaaaaatatatttattatcattattatcgataatgacatcatattaatatgacacattaatgtaaactttaattaagtcaagaaatcattaatattatatagtctagtaatctgtaaataatttaataaatctcGGTACgtctttaatcaattattataatcaataatacggaggaagtgacgtcagCGCTCTTGACTTTGTTTTGTCAGGGGAAGTTCCCTTTACTGAAATTCACTGCAAATGGAGCAAGGAGTAGGGAGCACTCTGTGAAGTACAATTCGGAACAGAACGCAGGTCAGGCCTCGAAAAGTTCAATAAATCACGTGCCGGCAGGTGTCGCACATAGGTGATTGTGATGCATATTTTGAGCGACAAATacttaaacatgttttattttaatgtttcaagatcaccataatcttcaaaatttttaattacatttaaataagctAATAAATAGATTTAAGATAAATACTCATTATTCTTTGCCAAAGCCACAGGGAGCCACTCGAGCCGCGAATTGCCGACCCCTGTCCTAGTCATATTGTATATAGTCAGTGTCATTCATTATGTCACATTATGTCACTAATTATGTGTACAGAGATATACTGAAAGAGTTTTCACCTCGAGCTCTGTAACATTTGATCAGCAAAATGATGGTCACCAGCAGATATGGAGAGGCCGTCACTACACTACTGATCAGCATGAGCACTGAGAATGGAGCTTCTACATGTGATGGATCTGGTACAGAAGATAGGAATAATTATAATGGcactttatttttgataaactgTTTGGAATGTTTTAGCCCAAACTGAAGGAGAAACAAATGCATTTACACTAATACATTCTACCGCATGTGAACACACTCCATATTGTACACAGCTTTTCATGAACTAAGCACCATGTTATATGGAGATGCAGAACTCAGCAGGTTATGTTACGTATAGACTAAGACCAGCTTTTTCAGTGACTCTCCTCTCTCTGAGTGTTCACTGTGTTAGATATCTCCATCTAACTTCGAGACATTATGGATGATCATCTCTCCTGTAGTCTGTGTCTGGAGAACTGATCCATCTTTATAGAAATCAGCTCAGAGATTTTAGGAATTAATGTTGAGATATAAACAGTTTGGAGTCACTTAATTTCCCTCCGTCACAGGATGGGCTGTCAGGGAATCAGAACGGACACACGAGCAGGTCTCCTTTAATATGTTATTGGTTGTAGAGATGCCTTGATtcaggcagaaaaaaaactaacaaaaaaataataacaatattaaataataaaatcagaaacAAGCTGCACTGATCTTTTTAGTCAAAACGAGGAGACGTGGCTGTAGTTTCTTCGATAGGACTGAAGTTTGCTGAACTGCACGGCCGCAAAAAAAAGGGCGAGAGCAAGCTGGCTTCGGGCTTGGGAAACTGCAGCGCAGCACAAACTAAGAAGAGGAAAACAGGACCCAGtccaaaaaaagacaaaaacaccgggagagaagggggaaaaatgtgaaaaaacaaaacaggaggATACTGGCTTGGAGCCAAAATAAACTACACATACAGGACTAGACAGGACACGAAACAGGCAGGAGATATGGCTAGCGACATGTGACAACGATCTGACACAAAACAACAGACAAGAGGAAATTAATAGGGCGAATAATTACTCTGAAAACGAGGGAAACAGGTGAGTAAAATCATCTTGATAGAGTAATAAACAGGAAGTGGGAGGGATGGTGGTGATGTCACAGAGACACGGACACATGGCAAAGGATCAAAACAAATGCCATGTGCTTGAATagacatgtaaacaacataagatacaaggagagagagggaaaaaaagaaaatcttaaaGGTCAGACCAGGGGTTTGACAGGGACAGAACAGAAAATATACACTACTACTTCATTTCACAGTGGAATGAATTAgtgtggttgagttttgtggcGTTGAATTGGATGAAAATGAAAGATTCCAGCCTCATTTAGGGTTTTTCCTGTTTTACTGTAGTTGATTCAGCGCATGAGAGAAGCTAGACTATAAAGTTCTGTTcttgtttttgtaaataatgttCTAATTATTACTGAGATAAAGTAATTAAGTGTCTTTTGATAAACAGTTCTCCCAGTTGGAAACTCAGGTTTCTGAATAttttgcactttaaaaaaatagagaagACTCACCATACACTGTGATGTTGACAGGATTACTGTTTTCTCCAGATTTAGactcacaccagtaaactccagtgtagGATGTGTTGAGAGAGCTGATTTTACATGTAGATGTAGATCTTGTTACGGATCCCCACATTAAACAGGTTGACACCCCCTCACTCTCTGTGTATCGTCTCACTGTCCATCTACTAAGGTGACTCTCGTTCTCAcagctcagagagagagagtcattaATAGAGTGATGAGTTCTGTTGGGATTGATGatcagagagactggaggagattCACCTTAAACGCACAACATTACATAGTTTTctaactaaatattttatattttaactgttAAAGTAATTTGCATTAAACATCCATTTAACTAAAACAATTATATTTGGATGAGAATAATCTAATACCAGTGCATAGGCCTTTTCAACTGTCTCAAACATTCCTTACTCATAgggtttatataatatatatatggatgGCGAGTAACCTGGTTTGCGAGCGTGCaagtcttgatatacgagtaccaagtattaTTGAGTACaaatgtgcttcttgttttgacgctaaGCAGCACGTAAACaaactaaatgttttttctctctctcacaatgCAGATTTGCGGGTAATTGTCCCTCATGCTCGGGCTCAATGCGTGTgcgtcacttgtatagtcaacatttgtgcgcgcgtgtattgttactataacactgtgcatatatgtgtgtgcatgtacagcatcttttattttgtgtcaccTGCACACTTGTGTGAGAGTGGGTCTCTATtcagtaaactggtgtgtgtgtgtgtgtgtgtgtgtgtgtgtgtgtgtgtgtgtgtgtgtgtgaaagccatCCTACACAGCAGCAAGCCCCCACATGTTtccatgtgtctgtctgtgtgcatatGCGCTTGGTTAAGTGACTCTATTGGTAATccagtgtgtgcatatgtgtctgtgtgcacgtgaatgtgtgtgtaaaagttgtcTTACCAACCAGCCCCCTTCCCCCCTTCCTACTTTTCTCTATCTGGTCTCAACTACTATAGCCactattctttttaaaagtaaagtatttttttttttttttacttaaataattttgtattaattattttcaaatggATATTTTtaggttgtggaacaaatcatagagtttccattatttcttatatggTAAATTCACTTTAATATACAAGTGTATATCATATCTTATATATCTTATATTCAAAGACATTGCTGTTAATATTTTTCCTCACCAATGATCCAAAGTGGTTGTTGATTGCTGCGCTCTGTATGTAAGGGTTGTTCTTCTCTCCATCCTCTGCACATataaactcctgtgtgattACGAGCAGCAGGACTGAGAGTGTAGGAGCCTCCAGATCCTCTGCTGCTGTCTGAGAGTTTGAATATACGGTAAACAAAATAGCTGTCAGGAATCTCTCTGTACCATCTGAATGTCCAGTTTGTATAGGAGTCTGTAACCTCACAGTttagagtcactgagtctccttcagtcagccagctctgtggagatacactcagtactgtccatgttctctctgttacacaggaaatacaaaaacatacttaaatctgtacatttactttatatacTAGGATAATCTTTTCAACTGCCTGATGTCACACCAAATACCGAGGTAAGAATTaagtacaaataataaatattatatttgtattatattatatttatattaataagaaagaaaaatcatgcagtatataaaacaaatataaaactaaatacACTATGATGTTACATGACTGTAACTACATGCCAGAATAACACATTACTGCAATAAAGTCACGACTACAgccaaagtatatatatatatatttatttagggAAAACCCCTGGACACTCTAGAGACATTTAACACCAGGGACTCTTGAGGTTTTCTAGGACTTTATGTTGACACTGGTGTTCATATTTTATCTAAATTGAATGTGTATCTAAACTGAGCATGGAAACGACTTCTGTTTTGGTGACCATGGTTTATTGAATTGTGTTTTGAACCTAATAAGTCTAACCTCCAGTTTTCAttagtttgcttgtttttattccTATTGAAGTCCTGCATCCTTCCACCACCATCCATGACAATTTTACCAAAACCcttcttattatttaaatggtTTTAGTATGACTCAACAAACATCAGAGACACACAAGTTAAGACCCTGCAAcaaaattactgaaataaaaaattataaaaaaatattttataaaaaattaaacttaaactaaaattaaactATTTCTTGCAGGCAGTTGTGTAGCATGTGTATGTATTTTAGATTAGTTAACATGATCTCTATTagagattacattttttaattaaatgtcttATTTATATATTGGGGTATTTGAGGTGTATTAGTTAAAgagtcacatttttttaatcactaggttttttaaatttgtttatgtTATAGGCAtactaaataaaactttaactgcttttaatttattgtacatttttacaaTACACATCAGGGTCCAAACTTTAAAAGAGGGCAAGGAGTTGGCCTTATGAAAGTAGTTCAGGGCTGACCatataaataatcataaatatGTCTACTagtttatatagtttatatagtttatatagtttataaGCATGTCTTCTAATAATCCTGTTGCCACAgactcacctgatacagtcagTGTAACAGGATCACTGATCACTGAGCTTTGAGAGCCACGTCTCTGTCCTCTGCACGTGTAGTTACCACTGCTGGAGACTTCAACAGGTCCAatattaaactgttttttctgttcCCGTAAAATCTTATTATTCTTATACCACTTGTATTTCCAATTAGCGTCTTCTTCTCCCTGTATGTCACATCTGAAATGTACTGTCTCTCCACTGTACAGATGTGTATCAGTGTTTATATACACCACAGCTTTAGTACTCCCTATAAAACAATATGCTGTCAATAGGAGTAGTATAAAgtaaagaagtaaaaagtaaattCACATAACCCTATAAACAATATAATTGCTGGCaaatatacaattttaaataatggatttatgtaaatatgtgtGATCTAAAGTATCACACtaagattattattaagacTATCAGCGTTCTCGGTGGTTCTGCTTGTGTCTCTGCTAAAGCTTTTGCTAGTTTCCTGTGCttaagatttgtttttgtttgtttaatgtttaattatttattgaataaaattgcacattcacacacatccaGTCTACTTTTCTCTGACATAACTATGTTCAAGTAGCTTATTCTCCTTACAGATATGAGATAATATTAATGAAACTAACTGACAAACACTGCAGGGTATTGCACAAAACACAACCTTCGAattaaacatgcacaaaaaaagtaCACTCACCTTGAGCAGATGTCACTGGTATAAGTGAAACTAACACTGAATAAGAACAGAAACAGAACACATGGTTTAAAGATTTAACATATTACATGCATGATCAAACACTTCCCATAATGGACACACTGATGTGCTCTCACACAAGTGTAGATGgttaagatgtaaaaaaaaaaaaaaaattatttgtcacatacacagtcatacacagtacgatatgcagtgaaatgcttagacaactgctcatgacctaaaatagaagactaatatgagaattaaaatatagggtaaataaaactagaaaagaataaaataaaatataaaaactaaagttaaataaataaataaatacctgtacgacaaaaatacacaatatagaaaatatttgaagaatgtataacgaaatgtaaaacaatacgagcagctgaacgggtaggtatatttatgtaatttttgtatgaaatggtagttgtaatggtaatgtaatgtccactgtttgtgcaattcacatatttaaagtgtctagtgccgtgcaaaaaaatgcttaaaaagtgatttatttaaagtgatttgtgacttgtgaccaccaggtgtagttgtgcagtgaccactagtgtaaacgaatgtccagaatgtccagtgtatgtgtgtaaagaccatatgtgtgtcagtactgtgtggtggtgtgattgagagaccatatcgcctgtgggaagaagctcctcctcagtctctctgtgttggccttcaggtagcggaatcgctttcctgacctcaacagagagaacagtccattgttgggatggctgaggtccttcaaaatcttcctggccttggtccagcaccgcctgctgtagattaagtgcaggtcagggagctcggtgcggatgatgcgctcagctgatcgcaccaccctctgtagagctcgtctgtcctgcatggtgctgttcccgaaccaggttgagatgtttcccgtcaggatgctctttatggtgcaggagtaaaagttcctgagcaccttggagggcagtcggaagtctctcaagtgtctgaggtggtagagacgccgCCGGgcctttttacatttacatttacatttacatttaggcatttggcagacgctcttatccagagcgacttacaaaaagtgctttaatgtttacaacattggatacatacttacactgggttaactaggttaataactttttcaccacggtgttgatgtgacaggaccatgacaggtcctgcgtgatgtgaacaccgaggggccaggggtagctcagtggttaaggcattggactacggttcggaagatcccaggttcaaaccccacaaccaccaaggtgccactattgggcccttgagcaaggcccttaaccctcaactgctcagatgtgtaatgagataaaaatgtaagtcgctctggataagagcgtctgccaaatgcctaaatgtaaatgtaaatgtatttgaagctgtccactctctccactgggctctcgttgattaCGGGGGTCTgttagttcctctcctgcttagtgctgaagtccactatcagctcctttgtcttactgacgtttaaaaggaggttgttcctctggcaccagttctccagatttccaatctccttcaggtaggccgtctcgttgttatcagagatcaggcccaccacgacggtgtcgtcagcaaattTAATGATGGTGgcggagctggtagtggccacacagtcatatgtgtacaaatagtacagcagggggctcagaacacacccctggggggctccagtgctga
This genomic window contains:
- the LOC128512962 gene encoding leukocyte immunoglobulin-like receptor subfamily B member 1, with protein sequence MFGRPPARLCKFAMMTGDGHSSVLVSLIPVTSAQGSTKAVVYINTDTHLYSGETVHFRCDIQGEEDANWKYKWYKNNKILREQKKQFNIGPVEVSSSGNYTCRGQRRGSQSSVISDPVTLTVSERTWTVLSVSPQSWLTEGDSVTLNCEVTDSYTNWTFRWYREIPDSYFVYRIFKLSDSSRGSGGSYTLSPAARNHTGVYMCRGWREEQPLHTERSNQQPLWIIGESPPVSLIINPNRTHHSINDSLSLSCENESHLSRWTVRRYTESEGVSTCLMWGSVTRSTSTCKISSLNTSYTGVYWCESKSGENSNPVNITVYVSQCA